One Paroedura picta isolate Pp20150507F chromosome 3, Ppicta_v3.0, whole genome shotgun sequence genomic window carries:
- the PORCN gene encoding protein-serine O-palmitoleoyltransferase porcupine isoform X1: MATFTREEFYQQLLTGCVLPTAQQGLEQIWTLLVLCLACRLLWRLALPSYAKHLSTVAGGFYALYHFFQLQMVWVVLLSLLCYLVLFLCRHSTQRGVLLSITILIYLLMGEMHMVDTVTWHKMRGAQMIVAMKAVSLGFDLDRGEVPSIPSPVEFMGYIYFVGTVIFGPWFRFRTYLQAVESRRMSFSWFRKVCRSGFLSLVCLIVSTCVAPYLFSYFIPLYSYKLLRKKRKTRSTPMRWLRAYESASSFHFSNYFVGFLSETTATLAGAGFTEEKDHVRWDLTVSRPLKVELPRSMVEVVTSWNLPMSRWLNSYVFKNSLKLGTFSAIIVTYAASALLHGLSFHLAAVLLSLGFITYIEHVLRKRLSVMFNACILSKKCQPGCSHRHNTEFWVRFLNLLFGALAVFHLAYLGSLFDMDADDSVEEQGYGMSYTVHKWSELNWASHWVTFGCWVFYRLIS; the protein is encoded by the exons ATGGCCACCTTCACCCGCGAGGAATTCTACCAGCAGCTGCTGACCGGCTGCGTCTTGCCCACGGCTCAGCAGGGCCTCGAACAGATCTGGACTCTCCTGGTCTTGTGCCTGGCATGCCGCCTCCTTTGGCGGTTGG ctCTGCCGTCTTACGCCAAGCACCTCAGCACGGTGGCCGGCGGCTTCTACGCCCTCTACCACTTCTTCCAGCTGCAGATGGTGTGGGTGGTTCTGCTCAGCCTCTTGTGCTACCTGGTCCTGTTCCTGTGCCGCCACTCGACCCAGCGGGGTGTCCTGCTCTCCATCACCATCCTAATCTATTTGCTTATGGG AGAGATGCACATGGTCGATACCGTGACGTGGCATAAAATGAGAG GGGCCCAGATGATCGTGGCCATGAAGGCCGTCTCTCTGGGCTTCGACCTGGACCGGGGCGAGGTGCCGTCCATCCCTTCTCCGGTGGAATTCATGGGCTACATCTACTTCGTGGGGACCGTCATCTTCGGGCCCTGGTTCCGCTTCCGCACCTACCTGCAGGCCGTGGAGAGCCGGAGAATG AGTTTCTCCTGGTTCCGGAAGGTGTGCCGCAGCGGATTCCTGAGCCTCGTCTGCCTGATCGTGTCTACCTGCGTGGCCCCTTACCTCTTCTCGTACTTTATCCCTCTCTACAGCTACAAGCTGCTCAGAAA GAAGCGCAAAACCAG GAGCACCCCAATGAG GTGGCTCCGAGCCTACGAAAGCGCCAGCTCCTTCCACTTCAGCAACTACTTCGTGGGCTTCCTGTCCGAAACGACGGCCACATTGGCAGGGGCCGGCTTCACGGAGGAAAAGGACCACGTCCGCTG GGATCTGACCGTCTCCCGGCCCCTGAAGGTGGAACTACCCCGTTCTATGGTGGAAGTGGTCACCAGCTGGAACCTGCCCATGTCCCGTTGGCTGAACTCCT ATGTCTTTAAGAACTCCTTGAAACTGGGCACCTTTTCAGCTATAATCGTCACCTACGCTGCCAGCGCCCTCTTGCAC gGGCTGAGTTTCCACCTGGCCGCTGTGCTGTTATCGCTTGGCTTCATCACCTACATTGAGCACG TTCTTCGGAAGCGGTTGTCCGTCATGTTCAACGCCTGCATcctctccaagaagtgtcagcCAGGGTGTTCGCATCGCCACAACACG GAGTTTTGGGTTCGCTTCCTCAATTTGCTCTTCGGAGCATTAGCAGTCTTTCACCTGGCCTATCTCGGGTCGCTGTTTGACATGGATGCTGATGATTCTGTGGAAGAGCAG GGCTACGGCATGTCTTACACCGTCCACAAGTGGTCCGAGCTGAACTGGGCCAGCCACTGGGTCACCTTTGGGTGCTGGGTCTTTTACCGGCTCATCAGTTGA
- the PORCN gene encoding protein-serine O-palmitoleoyltransferase porcupine isoform X2, which yields MATFTREEFYQQLLTGCVLPTAQQGLEQIWTLLVLCLACRLLWRLALPSYAKHLSTVAGGFYALYHFFQLQMVWVVLLSLLCYLVLFLCRHSTQRGVLLSITILIYLLMGEMHMVDTVTWHKMRGAQMIVAMKAVSLGFDLDRGEVPSIPSPVEFMGYIYFVGTVIFGPWFRFRTYLQAVESRRMSFSWFRKVCRSGFLSLVCLIVSTCVAPYLFSYFIPLYSYKLLRKWLRAYESASSFHFSNYFVGFLSETTATLAGAGFTEEKDHVRWDLTVSRPLKVELPRSMVEVVTSWNLPMSRWLNSYVFKNSLKLGTFSAIIVTYAASALLHGLSFHLAAVLLSLGFITYIEHVLRKRLSVMFNACILSKKCQPGCSHRHNTEFWVRFLNLLFGALAVFHLAYLGSLFDMDADDSVEEQGYGMSYTVHKWSELNWASHWVTFGCWVFYRLIS from the exons ATGGCCACCTTCACCCGCGAGGAATTCTACCAGCAGCTGCTGACCGGCTGCGTCTTGCCCACGGCTCAGCAGGGCCTCGAACAGATCTGGACTCTCCTGGTCTTGTGCCTGGCATGCCGCCTCCTTTGGCGGTTGG ctCTGCCGTCTTACGCCAAGCACCTCAGCACGGTGGCCGGCGGCTTCTACGCCCTCTACCACTTCTTCCAGCTGCAGATGGTGTGGGTGGTTCTGCTCAGCCTCTTGTGCTACCTGGTCCTGTTCCTGTGCCGCCACTCGACCCAGCGGGGTGTCCTGCTCTCCATCACCATCCTAATCTATTTGCTTATGGG AGAGATGCACATGGTCGATACCGTGACGTGGCATAAAATGAGAG GGGCCCAGATGATCGTGGCCATGAAGGCCGTCTCTCTGGGCTTCGACCTGGACCGGGGCGAGGTGCCGTCCATCCCTTCTCCGGTGGAATTCATGGGCTACATCTACTTCGTGGGGACCGTCATCTTCGGGCCCTGGTTCCGCTTCCGCACCTACCTGCAGGCCGTGGAGAGCCGGAGAATG AGTTTCTCCTGGTTCCGGAAGGTGTGCCGCAGCGGATTCCTGAGCCTCGTCTGCCTGATCGTGTCTACCTGCGTGGCCCCTTACCTCTTCTCGTACTTTATCCCTCTCTACAGCTACAAGCTGCTCAGAAA GTGGCTCCGAGCCTACGAAAGCGCCAGCTCCTTCCACTTCAGCAACTACTTCGTGGGCTTCCTGTCCGAAACGACGGCCACATTGGCAGGGGCCGGCTTCACGGAGGAAAAGGACCACGTCCGCTG GGATCTGACCGTCTCCCGGCCCCTGAAGGTGGAACTACCCCGTTCTATGGTGGAAGTGGTCACCAGCTGGAACCTGCCCATGTCCCGTTGGCTGAACTCCT ATGTCTTTAAGAACTCCTTGAAACTGGGCACCTTTTCAGCTATAATCGTCACCTACGCTGCCAGCGCCCTCTTGCAC gGGCTGAGTTTCCACCTGGCCGCTGTGCTGTTATCGCTTGGCTTCATCACCTACATTGAGCACG TTCTTCGGAAGCGGTTGTCCGTCATGTTCAACGCCTGCATcctctccaagaagtgtcagcCAGGGTGTTCGCATCGCCACAACACG GAGTTTTGGGTTCGCTTCCTCAATTTGCTCTTCGGAGCATTAGCAGTCTTTCACCTGGCCTATCTCGGGTCGCTGTTTGACATGGATGCTGATGATTCTGTGGAAGAGCAG GGCTACGGCATGTCTTACACCGTCCACAAGTGGTCCGAGCTGAACTGGGCCAGCCACTGGGTCACCTTTGGGTGCTGGGTCTTTTACCGGCTCATCAGTTGA